One genomic window of Pseudopipra pipra isolate bDixPip1 chromosome 17, bDixPip1.hap1, whole genome shotgun sequence includes the following:
- the LOC135423844 gene encoding arf-GAP with SH3 domain, ANK repeat and PH domain-containing protein 2-like → MAWRQEDVLPSGNAFRDSLSTHVPGARTSFKSLLLPCERLTVLQCLSDKDQVKQQLCSLRHQLEIASQLEQKEDPGKRQAGHNMHQLQGNKQHGTERSGTLLKKSDGLRKVWQKRKCTISNGYLTISHSMLSHPPARLNLLTCQVKPNMGDKKCFDVVSYNRTFHFQAEDEQDCVIWVSVLSNSKEGALNVAFSKAQGGGESSREELTGAILEELRGMPGNRECCDCSAPDPSWLSINLGILICSGCSGIHRDMGVHLSHIQLLSLDKLATSELLLARNIGNSGFNNVMEANLHNLSLKPTVHSDMAFRKDFIISKYVKKKYAKRSPPVQHSALPGAVKDKDIFALLQAYAQNVDLSKPVLAPLQEPGETILHLAVLLSDQTSLHVVDFLVRNSGILVQQTSEGNTALHYCCSHNKPQCATLLLRARADITITNRAGETALDVARRMRHSLCEKLLLQAQSNQFNPHVHVEYERWLGQDDMFESDEDLDEKMGPEKRGSAHPQSCYHPPAAVPRPEAAEAVPQGGWPDPCPSPAHHLHLDVPPAPSHPPPLPPQQAQPGALKAMDPLCTSGPNKVEEPGPHRSLQEPDPCSGHAWNVPLPQRNSLNRRLLRRVRALYDCDADREDELTFHTGEVIGVSEKEDSNWWKGWIEGQPHREGAFPASFVHDLSE, encoded by the exons ATGGCCTGGAGACAGGAGGACGTTCTTCCAAGTGGCAATGCTTTCAGAGACAGTCTGAGCACTCATGTCCCAGGGGCTAGGACGTCCTTCAA AAGCCTCCTGCTACCATGTGAGAGGCTCACTGTGCTCCAGTGCCTCTCAGACAAAGACCAggtgaagcagcagctctgctcccttcGGCATCAGCTGGAAATTGCAtcacagctggagcagaaggAG gaCCCTGGGAAAAGGCAGGCAGGACACAACATGCACCAGCTGCAAGGGAACAAGCAGCATGGCACAGAGAGGTCAGGGACCCTCCTCAAGAAAAGCGATGG GTTGAGAAAAGTCTGGCAGAAGAGGAAATGCACCATAAGCAATGGCTACCTGACCATCTCTCACAGCATG CTCAGCcaccccccagccaggctgaaTTTACTGACCTGCCAAGTGAAGCCAAACATGGGTGACAAGAAATGCTTTGATGTGGTTTCCT ACAACCGCACGTTCCACTTCCAGGCCGAGGACGAGCAGGACTGTGTCAT CTGGGTGTCTGTCCTCAGCAACAGCAAGGAGGGGGCACTGAACGTGGCCTTCAGCAAGGCCCAGGGTGGAGGGGAGAGCAGCCGGGAGGAGCTGACCGGGGCCATCCTCGAGGAGCTCAGAGGAATGCCTGGGAACAGGGAGTGCTGCGACTGCTCTGCCCCAG ATCCCTCTTGGCTCTCCATTAACTTGGGCATCCTGATCTGCAGTGGGTGCTCTGGGATTCACAGAGACATGGGTGTGCACCTCTCCCACATCCAGTTGCTGTCTCTGGACAAGCTGGCAACCTCTGAATTGCTG CTGGCGAGGAATATCGGCAACTCTGGCTTCAACAATGTTATGGAAGCAAATCTCCACAACCTTTCCTTGAAGCCCACTGTTCACAGTGACAT GGCCTTTCGGAAGGATTTCATTATTTCCAAATACGTCAAGAAGAAATATGCCAAGAGGAGCCCTCCTGTTCAGCactctgccctcccaggagcCGTGAAGGACAAGGACATATTTGCTTTGCTCCAAGCATATGCACAGAACGTGGACTTGAGCAAGCCCGTGCTGGCCCCTCTGCAG GAACCTGGGGAGACCATTCTCCACCTGGCAGTGCTTTTGTCTGATCAAACTTCTTTGCATGTTGTTGATTTTCTTGTCCGGAACAG tgggATCCTGGTGCAGCAGACGTCGGAGGGGAACACGGCCCTGCACTACTGCTGCTCCCACAACAAACCCCAGTGTGCCACACTGCTGCTGAGGGCCAGAGCCGACATCACCATCA CTAACAGAGCAGGAGAGACAGCCCTGGATGTTGCCAGGAGGATGAGACACTCCCTGTGTGAAAAGCTG ctgctgcaggccCAGAGCAATCAATTCAACCCCCACGTCCACGTGGAATACGAGCGGTGGCTGGGACAAGATGACATGTTTGAGAGTGACGAAGACCTGGATGAGAAG ATGGGTCCTGAGAAGAGGGGATCTGCCCATCCCCAGAGCTGCTACCAcccccctgctgctgtccccaggccagaggcagcagaggcagTGCCCCAGGGCGGGTGGCCGGACCCCTGCCCCTCGCCAGCCCACCACCTACACCTGGATGTACCACCGGCCCCCTCCCATCCACCCCCACTCCCgccccagcaggcacagccag GTGCCCTGAAAGCCATGGACCCCCTCTGCACGTCTGGCCCCAACAAAGTAGAAGAGCCTGGCCCACACCGATCTCTCCAGGAGCCAGATCCATGTTCTGGCCATGCTTGGAATGTCCCACTTCCTCAGAGGAACAGTTTG AACCGACGGCTGCTCCGCAGGGTTCGCGCTCTCTACGACTGCGATGCTGACAGGGAGGATGAGCTGACTTTCCACACAGGAGAGGTCATTGGGGTGTCTGAAAAGGAGGACAGCAACTGGTGG AAAGGGTGGATTGAAGGGCAGCCCCACAGGGAAGGTGCCTTCCCTGCGTCATTTGTTCACGATCTCAGCGAGTAG